The following nucleotide sequence is from Pasteurella multocida.
TCATGCCTTGGAATCGTCAATAACCAACTTGCTGGAAGTAGAAAGCAATATTTTCTACTTCCTTTCTTGTCCTATAATGAAAATGAGCCTTTCTTTTTATGCTGCCTAAATAAGCGATTTAATCAAAAAATAGGCAAATCAACAAAAATGACATATCATACCTGTCTGAATGCGTTTAAGTACATAAGTCAATTTTAGATAACATTTACTATTTAATTGGTTTTTATAAATTTTCTTATTCTTAATTAAATTATTACTTTTTATTTTACATTTTTAATTAAATATAAATAAAAATTTATTTAAAATAAATATCTGTTGGGAAAAAATAATGGAAGAAATATTTTCAAAATGTGATGAAGCAACGAAATTTTTAAAATCTTTTTCAAATCAAAATCGATTAATTATTTTATGTTGTATTTTAGATCAAAAACGCAATGTAACTGAAATTACACAACTTACAGGCTTACCACAAGCCTCTGTTTCCAATCAACTTGCTTTATTACGAGAAAATAAACTGATTGATTGTGAAAAACGCCATCGTGAAAGATTATATTATATTGCCGATCCAAGAGTGCTTGAAATTATGCAACTCTTACATAAATTCTTCTGTCAATAAAATAAATAATAAAAATAACTTTTTTGCACCTTAAAAATAATCTCTTTTGAATTAAGGTGCAAAAATGGGTTTCTTTCTTATTAAGCACCAATAATACGATAAAGTGCGGTATCTTTTCTATCCAAATAATGTACTGATTGGATGCGACGAATGGTGCGAGAACGACCACGAATAAGTAGTGTTTCCGTCGTAGCAAGATTGCCTTTACGGTGAATCCCTTTCAACAAATCCCCGTTAGTAATACCAGTGGCAGAAAAGACTAAATTATCATCACGTACCAGATCTTCTAGTTTTAATACTTGATTAACTTCAATGCCCATTTCTTGGCAACGACGAATTTCCTCTGCAGCAAGTGCTTGATTTTCAGGTGTATCTCCTTTTACGTGATCACGTGGTAATAAACGGGCTTGCATATCGCCACCTAAAGCACGCACAGCCGCCGCCGCAATGACGCCTTCAGGCGCACCACCAATACCGTATAGCATGTCTACCCCACCATCTGGTAAACAACACAATATCGAGGCTGCTACATCACCATCTGGTATAGCCAATACTTTCACACCTAATTGTTGCATTCTTTTGATCATCTCATGATGACGGGGTTTATCTAAAGTAATCACTGTAAGTTGAGAAAGTAATTTCCCCATTTTTGATGCCACTCGACGTAAATTTTGTTCTAGTGGTAAATTGAGATCCACCATGCCTTTGACTTCAGGACCCACCACTAATTTTTCCATATACATATCAGGTGCTTTTAAAAAGGTTTCTTTCCCACCGGCAGCTAAAACAGATAAGGCATTTGCCTGCCCCATGGCAGTCATTCTTGTGCCTTCAATAGGATCAACTGCAATAGAAATTTGTTCACCTTTACCATTTCCCACTTTTTCACCGATATAAAGCATAGGCGCTTCATCAATTTCACCTTCACCAATCACGACTTCAGCATCCATTTCAACTTGATTTAACATCAAACGCATGGCTTGTACTGCAGCATTATCCGCGGCTTCTTTATCGCCACGACCTAACCATGCAAAACCTGCAAGGGCGGCAGCTTCAGTGACTCTTGAAAATTCAATCGCTAATGCTCTATTCATTTTATTATCCTTTGGGTTGATTGATGAAAATTCAGCGTTATTTTAGCACCTAGCAAACGATTGCGTAACGAAAAAATACAAAAATGCACAGAATTTTTTCGAACCAAATAAGAAATTATGTTAAGGTGGCAAGCAAAATGATACTCATCTGTTTAACATCCCTGTTAACTAGAGTAAAATAGACACACTTAATTACATTGTAGAGGAATCCTTTTATGTCTTTAGAAATTTTAGATCAGTTAGAAGAAAAAATTAAACAAGCGGTTGAAACTATCCAATTACTTCAATTGGAAATTGATGAATTAAAAGAAAAAAATAACCAATCTCAACAAGCAAATGACGCATTACGCAGTGAAAATGAACAACTAAAGAGTGAGCACCAAAACTGGCAAGAACGTTTACGCTCATTATTAGGCAAAATTGATAACGTATAATTCACTTCTTATTAAGGCTTAGTTTTTCTAAGCCTTATTTTTTAGGAGAAATTAATGAAAACAAAAATTTGTATTATCACTGGCAGTACGCTTGGTGGTGCAGAATATGTTGCAGAACATATTGCTGAAATATTAGAACAACAAGATTATCCTGTACGTTTAGAACATGGACCAAATTTTGAAGAAGTGATCGATGAAAAATGTTGGCTTGTTGTCACCTCTACCCATGGTGCAGGTGAATTACCGGATAATATTAAACCTCTGTTTGAAAAATTAGCATTTCACCCAAAACAGTTAGCTGACTTACGCTTTGCGGTGATCGGGTTAGGTAATTCGGATTATGATACCTTCTGTCACGCAGTGGATCATGTGGAACAATTACTGCTAAGCAAAGATGCTTTACAACTGTGTGAATCGCTAAGAATGGATATGCTAACCATTACTGATCCTGAACACACGGCCGAACAATGGCTCCCACAATTTCTCAGTCAATTATAATATTTATTCCCTATACAATGGCATATGTAAATCAAATATGCCATTTTTCATCTCGATCAAGCATAATATTTAACCAATCAAATCAATATTTTCTCTGTGGATAACTAAGATCAAAACTGTATAAAAGCTGTTTTTATTCCCTGAATAAGATTGAATGTTTTTTATTCTGTGGATAACTAAAGAAGTTATTCACAGTTTTTTCTGGTGCCAAATTGAGATCTTAACAACTTAAAAAATGATCTAAGTTATTCATTTAAAAAAAGAAAAGGATCTTAATCACAGCACTATAGGATCCTAATAATCATAATAATAAGATCTCTTTATATAAAAAGATCCTATCTTTATTAACTCACGATCTTTTTCACGATCATCGTACAGTCTTGATCAAAAATGTTTCTTTCATGGATCCATAAATTTCAGTAGAATAGCCAACCAGCAAAAAGGATCAAAAGATCCATAAAATCCGAGATAAATTAACAAGGTTACTATGTTTTATACTGAAAATTATGATGTTATTGTGATCGGTGGTGGACACGCAGGTACTGAAGCTGCACTTGCACCGGCACGCATGGGACTCAAGACCCTATTATTAACCCATAATGTTGATACACTAGGGCAAATGTCTTGTAATCCTGCGATTGGTGGGATTGGTAAAGGCCATTTAGTCCGAGAAATTGATGCGATGGGCGGTTTAATGGCAACTGCTGCGGACCAAGCAGGAATCCAATTTCGTACCTTAAACAGCAGCAAAGGACCGGCGGTACGTGCTACACGTGCGCAAGCTGACCGCGTTTTATATCGCCAAGCAGTACGTATTGCATTAGAAAATCAAGAAAATTTAGATATTTTTCAACAAGAAGTGACCGATATTATTTTAGATCAGGATCGTGTCTGCGGTGTTGTTACTAAAATGGGTTTAAAATTTCACGCAAAAGCAGTGATTTTAACAGCCGGTACTTTCCTTTCTGGTAAGATCCACATTGGTTTAGAAAATTATACAGGTGGACGCGCGGGTGATCCTGCTTCAGTGATGTTAGCCGATCGTTTAAGAGAACTGAATTTACGTGTAGATCGTTTAAAAACGGGTACACCGCCCCGTATTGATGCACGTACTATTGATTTCTCAATACTGGCTAAACAACATGGCGATGAAAAATTACCTGTCTTTTCCTTCATGGGATCTGTTGATCAACACCCACGTCAAATTCCATGTTTTATTACCCATACAAATGAACAAACGCATGAAGTGATCCGTAATAACTTAGATCGCAGCCCAATGTATGCTGGGATCATTGAAGGGATCGGTCCACGTTATTGCCCTTCTATTGAAGATAAAGTAATGCGTTTTTCTGAGCGTAATTCTCATCAAATCTACCTTGAACCTGAAGGGTTAACCAGTAACGAGATCTATCCAAATGGGATCTCCACCAGTTTACCTTTTGATGTTCAAATGAAGATCGTTAATTCAATGAAAGGGATGGAAAAAGCACGCATTATCAAGCCAGGTTATGCAATTGAATACGACTATTTTGATCCAAGAGATCTCAAACCCACTTTAGAAACAAAATCGATCCGTGGTTTATTTTTTGCTGGTCAAATTAACGGAACCACGGGTTATGAAGAAGCCGCAGGGCAAGGGTTACTGGCAGGAATTAATGCTGGGTTATTTGTACAAGAAAAAGAAGCTTGGTTCCCACGTCGTGATCAAGCATATATCGGTGTTCTTGTTGATGATCTTTGTACTTTAGGGACGAAAGAACCTTATCGTGTGTTTACGTCTCGTGCAGAATATCGCTTATTGTTGCGTGAAGATAATGCTGATAGTCGTTTAACACCAATTGCTCATCAATTAGGTTTAATTGATGAAAAACGTTGGGCAAGATTCAATCAAAAAATGGAAAATATTGAATTAGAAAGACAACGTTTACGCCAAATTTGGCTCCACCCACGTTCTGAATATTTAGACGAAGCAAATAAGGTCTTAGGTAGTCCATTAGTGCGTGAAGCCAGTGGGGAAGATTTATTACGTCGCCCAGAAATGAATTATCAGATTTTAACTTCATTAACGCCATTCCAACCAGCAATGGATGATCAAGAGGCGGTAGAACAAGTAGAAATTGCGATTAAATATCAAGGTTATATTGAACATCAACAAGAAGAAATTGCACGTCAAAAACGGCATGAAAGTACCGCGATTCCTGCTCATTTTGATTATACTGTCGTATCTGGTTTATCCAATGAAGTACGTGCTAAGTTAGAGCAACATCGCCCTGTTTCCATTGGACAAGCTTCGCGTATTTCTGGTGTAACTCCAGCGGCGATTTCAATTTTATTAGTAAGCTTGAAAAAACAAGGCATGTTAAAGCGTGGTGAATAATGACTAACCTTGAGCAACAACTTAGCCAAAAATTAGAAATTTTATTAAAACAGACCGCACTTTCGATAACCGATCAACAGAAAGAGCAGTTAATAAAATTGGTTTTATTATTAAATAAGTGGAATAAAGCCTATAATCTCACTTCTGTACGTGATCCGATGGAAATGTTGGTAAAGCATATCTTAGACAGTGTTGTGGTGAGCCCTCATTTACAAGGTAAACATTTTATTGATGTTGGTACAGGTCCTGGCTTACCGGGATTACCGCTTGCTATTGTTAATCCTAATAAACACTTTGTACTTTTAGACAGTTTGGGTAAACGAATTAGTTTTATTCGTAATGCGATTCGTGAGTTAGGCTTAGATAATGTTGAAGCCGTACTAAGCCGAGTTGAAGAATATCATCCAGAACAACCATTTGATGGTGTATTAAGTCGTGCTTTTGCTTCTTTAAAAGATATGACGGATTGGTGTCAACATTTACCAAAACAAGATGGTTATTTTTATGCCTTAAAAGGGCTTTACCATCAAGAAGAAGTGGAAGAATTAAGTGAAAAGTTTACTATTCAACAGGTGATTCGACTACAAGTGCCAGAGCTGATTGGAGAAAGACATTTAGTGATTGTTAAGTAAACTTTAAAGGAATGTTTAAAAAATATAATTTTGTGATCTTGTTCACATATTTTAATTTCTAATAGTATTAAAACTAGCGTATAATCCACAGCAATTTTGTTTTTATTTATACTGTTTCAATGCAGTGAATACAGGTAATGTCGAAAGTAATCTATCAAGCTAAAAAGCAATATAAAATTGCACTGGGTATTGAACTGGGCGTATTGTTAGCTAGTTTGATTTGTTTGTTGGGTTATCAATGGCAAGTCGCGATATCTTTTATATTGGGGTCATTGGCGATATTTATTCCACATTGTTTATTTGTTTGGTTCGTTTTTTTTACAAAAAAACAACAATTTTCGAATAAGTTAACAACATTTTATGGTGGAGAGGCCGTTAAATTTATATCCACAATTTTTTTGATTGTACTTGCTTTTAAACTGTTCAATTCAATGCATTTTATTGCATTTTTTGTTGGATATTTTATAACAATAGTTTTAAACAATATTCTTCCATTTTTTATAAGTAAGTACTTAAATATAAAGCATTTTCATAAATATCAATAAAGGATTAGTTATGGCAGCAGAGCTTACAACAGCGGGATATATTGGGCACCATTTAGCATTCTTGAAAACAGGGGATTCTTTCTGGCATGTTCATTTAGATACCCTTCTATTTTCAATTATTTCAGGTGCAATTTTTCTTTTTGTTTTTTCAAAAGTTGCAAAAAAAGCAACGCCGGGTGTGCCTAGCAAGATGCAATGTTTTGTTGAGATAATGGTTGATTGGATTGATGGGATCGTAAAAGAAAATTTCCATGGTCCTCGTCATGCTGTTGGACCATTAGCATTAACTATTTTCTGCTGGGTATTCATTATGAATGCTATCGATTTGATCCCAGTAGATTTCCTACCTCAATTAGCCCATTTATTTGGTATTGAATACTTAAGAGCTGTTCCAACAGCAGATATCAGTGGAACATTAGGCTTATCAATTGGTGTCTTCTTCTTAATTATTTTCTATACAATCAAATCAAAAGGTATGAGTGGCTTTGTTAAAGAATATACGCTTCATCCTTTTAATCATCCTTTGTTAATTCCGGTTAACTTAGCGCTTGAATCAGTCACATTATTAGCAAAACCTGTTTCTTTGGCGTTCCGTCTTTTCGGGAATATGTATGCAGGTGAACTTATCTTTATTCTTATTGCAGTGATGTACATGGCAAATAATTTTGCACTTAATTCAATGGGTATTTTCATGCATTTGGCTTGGGCTATTTTCCATATTCTTGTGATTACCTTACAAGCATTTATTTTTATGATGCTTACAGTGGTTTATTTGAGTATGGGTTATAACAAAGCAGAACACTAATTTTTTATAAACAAAACCAGACCTTGGGTCTAAATTTCAATCTTATGGAGAACATTATGGAAACTGTAATTACTACAACAATCATCGCATCTGCAATTCTTCTTGCTGTAGCAGCATTAGGAACGGCTTTAGGTTTTGCTATCTTAGGAGGTAAATTCTTAGAGTCATCAGCTCGTCAGCCAGAATTAGCAAGCAGCTTACAAATCAAAATGTTTATTGTTGCAGGTCTTTTAGATGCGATTTCAATGATTGCTGTAGGTATTGCGTTGTTATTTATCTTTGCTAACCCATTCATCGACCTATTAAAATAATTATTGATTTGCGAATAGGTGCAAATAATTACTCTGTTACAGAGTAATATAAACAATGATTATATAAGGAGGAGTGGTTGTGAATTTAAATGCAACACTAATTGGTCAACTTATCGCGTTCGCAATTTTTGTTGCGTTCTGTATGAAATTTGTTTGGCCGCCAATTATTAAAGCGATTGAAGAGCGTCAACGTTCAATTGCAAATGCGTTAGCATCGGCAGAAGCGGCGAGAAAAGAGCAAGCAGATACGAAAGCTTTAGTTGAGCAAGAAATTACTGAAGCCAAAATGCAAGCGCAGCAAATTATTGATTTAGCGAATAAACGTCGCAATGAAATTTTAGAAGAAGTCAAAGTAGAAGCTGAAGCAACAAAAACGAAAATTATTGAACAAGGTTATGCTGAAGTAGAAGCAGAGCGTAAACGTGTTCAAGAAGAATTACGTGTTAAAGTTGCATCGCTTGCGATTGCGGGTGCTGAGAAAATTGTGGGTCGTACAGTTGATGAAGCGGCAAACAGTGACATTATTGATAAATTAGTTGCAGAACTATAAGAAGGTTGGGCTTATGTCAGAATTAACTACAATAGCTCGCCCTTATGCCAAAGCAGCATTTGATTTTGCTATTGAGCAAAATACAGTAGAAAAATGGGCGAATATGTTGCATTTTTCATCCGAATTAATCAAAGATGAAACAATGCAAACTTTTCTAAAAAGCTCACTTTCTGCTAGTAAACTTGCCGATACAGTAATTTCAATTTGTGGCGAACAACTTGATCAATATGGGCAAAATCTTATTCGGTTAATGGCTGAAAATAAGCGTTTGGAAGTGCTTCCTGCTATCTATCAAGCATTTCAACATTATGTTGAAGAGCACCAAAAAGTAGCAGAAGTTCAGGTCATATCAGCACAACCATTAAATGCAACGCAAGAGCAAAAAATTGCTAGCGCAATGGAAAAAAGATTGGCTCGTAAAGTTAAATTAAATTGTAGCTTAGATAGTTCACTGATCGCAGGTGTAATTATTCGTACAGATGATTTTGTTATTGATGGAAGTAGTCGCGGACAACTGTCTCGTCTAGCAAATGAGCTGCAATTATAAGAGGAATAAAAAATGCAACTAAATTCTACAGAAATTAGTGAATTGATTAAAAAACGCATTGCCCAATTCGATGTTGTGAGTGAAGCTCGTAATACGGGGACAATCGTTTCTGTGAGTGACGGAATTATCCGTATTCACGGTTTAAGTGAAGTGATGCAAGGGGAAATGATTGCATTACCAGGCAATCGCTATGCGATGGCGCTTAACCTTGAGAGAGATTCTGTGGGTGCAGTAGTAATGGGACCTTATGCAGATCTTGCTGAAGGAATGGAAGTTCAATGTACAGGTCGTATTCTTGAAGTCCCAGTTGGTCGTGGCTTACTAGGTCGTGTCGTCAATACATTAGGTGAGCCAATCGATGGAAAAGGTGAGATCGAAAACGATGGTTTTTCACCAGTTGAAGTGATCGCACCAGGTGTTATCGATCGTAAATCGGTTGATCAACCAGTACAAACTGGTTATAAAGCGGTTGACTCCATGGTACCAATCGGTCGTGGTCAGCGTGAATTAATTATAGGTGACCGTCAAACCGGTAAAACGGCATTAGCCATTGACGCCATCATCAATCAACGTGATTCAGGTATCAAATGTATTTATGTTGCAATTGGTCAAAAAGCATCAACTATTGCTAACGTAGTACGTAAATTAGAAGAACATGGTGCCTTACAAAATACAATCGTTGTTGTTGCATCAGCATCAGAATCTGCTGCTTTACAATATTTAGCACCATATTCTGGTTGTGCGATGGGTGAATATTTCCGTGATCGTGGTGAAGATGCATTAATCATTTATGATGATTTATCAAAACAAGCCGTTGCGTATCGTCAAATTTCATTATTATTACGTCGCCCACCAGGTCGTGAAGCATTCCCAGGGGATGTTTTCTATTTACACTCTCGTTTACTTGAGCGTGCTTCTCGCGTAAATGAAGAATATGTTGAGCGTTTCACGAATGGTGAAGTAAAAGGAAAAACGGGTTCTTTAACCGCACTTCCAATTATTGAAACTCAAGCGGGTGACGTTTCTGCGTTCGTTCCAACTAACGTGATTTCGATTACTGATGGTCAGATTTTCTTAGAATCTAATTTATTTAACTCAGGTATTCGCCCTGCGGTAAACCCAGGTATTTCGGTATCTCGTGTAGGTGGTTCAGCGCAAACTAAAGTAATTAAAAAATTAGCAGGTGGTATTCGTACTGCACTTGCACAATATCGTGAATTAGCGGCATTTGCTCAGTTCGCTTCGGATCTTGATGATGCAACACGTAAGCAATTATCACATGGTCAAAAAGTAACTGAATTATTGAAACAAAAACAATACTCTCCGTTATCTGTAGCACAACAAGCATTAGTGTTATTTGCAGTAGAGTTTGGTTACTTAGAAGAAGTGGACTTAGATCGTATTGGTTCATTTGAATCAGCACTTTTAGAGTATGCTAACCATAACTATGCTGATTTTATGCGTGAGTTAACCCAATCTGGCAATTACAATGATGAAATTAAAGAGTCATTAAAAGGCATTTTGGATAGCTTCAAAGCAAACAGTGCGTGGTAAGTTAACACTTTAAATGGAGAGACAAAATGGCAGGTGCTAAAGAGATAAGAACCAAAATCGCGAGTGTAAAAAGTACACAAAAAATTACTAAAGCGATGGAAATGGTTGCTGCCTCGAAAATGCGTAAAACGCAAGAACGCATGTCTTCTTCACGCCCTTATTCAGAAACAATACGTAACGTGATTAGCCACGTTTCCAAAGCAACGATTGGTTACAAGCATCCATTTTTAGTGGATCGCGAAGTAAAAAAAGTGGGCATGATTGTTGTGTCCACAGATCGTGGTCTTTGTGGTGGCTTAAACGTGAACTTGTTTAAAACTGTATTAAATGAAATGAAAGAATGGAAAGAAAAAGATGTTTCCGTTCAATTGAGTTTAATCGGTTCTAAATCTATCAACTTTTTCCAATCTTTGGGAATTAAAATTTTAACCCAAGATTCAGGTATTGGTGATACTCCCTCTGTTGAGCAGTTAATTGGTTCAGTCAATTCTATGATTGATGCTTATAAAAAAGGGGAAGTAGATGTTGTGTATTTAGTTTATAACAAATTTATTAACACGATGTCGCAAAAGCCAGTATTGGAAAAATTAATTCCATTACCAGAATTAGATAATGATGAATTAGGCGAAAGAAAACAAGTTTGGGATTATATTTACGAACCTGATGCGAAAGTATTATTAGATAATTTATTGGTTCGTTATTTAGAATCTCAGGTTTATCAAGCAGCAGTTGAAAACCTTGCTTCTGAGCAAGCCGCTCGAATGGTCGCCATGAAAGCAGCAACAGATAACGCAGGTAACTTAATTAATGAGTTACAGTTAGTCTATAACAAAGCTCGTCAAGCAAGTATTACAAATGAATTAAATGAAATTGTTGCCGGTGCAGCAGCAATTTAACAAATAGAGGATCGGTAATGGCAACTGGAAAAATTGTACAAATCATCGGTGCGGTTATTGACGTTGAATTCCCACAAGATGCAGTACCAAAAGTATATGATGCCTTAAATGTTGAAACAGGTTTAGTACTTGAAGTTCAACAACAATTAGGTGGTGGTGTAGTTCGCTGTATCGCAATGGGATCATCTGATGGATTAAAACGCGGTTTAAGCGTAACAAATACGAATAACCCAATTTCTGTTCCAGTGGGAACGAAAACATTGGGTCGTATCATGAACGTATTGGGTGAACCAATCGATGAGCAAGGTGAAATCGGTGCAGAAGAGAATTGGTCTATTCACCGTGCGCCACCAAGTTATGAAGAACAATCTAACAGTACTGAACTTTTAGAAACGGGAATTAAAGTTATCGACTTAGTTTGTCCGTTTGCGAAAGGGGGTAAAGTAGGTTTATTCGGTGGTGCGGGTGTCGGTAAAACCGTCAATATGATGGAATTAATCCGTAACATCGCAATTGAGCACTCAGGTTACTCTGTCTTTGCGGGGGTAGGTGAGCGTACGCGTGAAGGTAACGACTTCTATCATGAGATGAAAGACTCTAACGTATTAGATAAAGTGTCTCTTGTTTATGGTCAAATGAACGAGCCACCAGGTAACCGTTTACGTGTGGCATTAACAGGCTTAACTATGGCGGAAAAATTCCGTGATGAAGGTCGTGATGTCTTATTCTTCGTTGATAATATTTATCGTTATACTCTTGCTGGTACAGAAGTTTCTGCATTATTAGGTCGTATGCCATCTGCGGTAGGTTATCAACCAACCCTTGCAGAAGAAATGGGTGTTCTGCAAGAGCGTATTACCTCAACCAAAACAGGTTCTATTACTTCTGTTCAAGCCGTTTACGTGCCTGCCGATGACTTAACTGACCCATCGCCAGCAACCACGTTTGCGCACTTAGACTCAACAGTTGTATTAAGCCGTCAAATCGCGTCATTAGGTATTTATCCTGCAGTGGATCCATTAGAATCAACTTCTCGTCAGTTAGATCCATTAGTCGTGGGTGAAGAACACTACAACGTTGCACGTGGTGTACAAACAACCTTACAACGTTATAAAGAATTGAAAGATATTATTGCAATTCTTGGTATGGATGAGTTATCTGAAGAAGATAAATTAGTGGTTGCACGTGCACGTAAGATCGAACGTTTCTTATCACAACCGTTCTTCGTTGCGGAAGTATTTAATGGTACGCCAGGTAAATATGTTCCATTAAAAGAAACAATTCGTGGCTTTAAAGGTATTTTAGACGGTGAATATGACCATATCCCAGAACAAGCGTTCTATATGGCGGGTACCATCGACGAAGTATTAGAAAAAGCGAAAAAATTGTAATTGCTTCTGAAAGCAACTAATCAGGCTTGAAGGAGAAAAAATGTCAGTATTTAACTTAACCGTAGTAAGTGCAGAGCAACAGATTTTTTCTGGTCAAGTAGAGAGTATTCAAGCAACAGGTATTGAGGGTGAACTGGGTATTTTAGCTGGTCACACCCCACTCCTTACGGCGATTAAACCCGGTATTGTGAAATTAACTCTTGAAGACGGAAAAGAAGAAGTGATCTATGTCTCGGGTGGTTTTTTAGAAGTTCAACCCAATGTGGTTACCGTATTAGCGGATACGGCGATTCGTGGTGATGAATTAGATGGCGATCGTATTTTAGCTGCTAAAAAACGTGCAGAAGAAAATATTCGTACGCGTCATGGCGATGCTAATTATGAAATGTTGGCGTCGAAACTGTCTAAAGAATTAGCGAAACTCCGTGCTTATGAATTAACGGAAAAATTAGTTAAAAATAAACGCTAATTTGACCGCACTTTAAATACCAAAAAGACCACATCATGTGGTCTTTCTTTTTCAATTTTATTTGCCTTTTTTTACCCAATATTGAAAGGGAATATGTTCAATCTCACTTTTTAACAGTGTGTGTTCCATAAATTGACAAAAACTGGGAATATCTCTTGTTGTTGCTGGATCATCCGCGATAACTAATAAAACATCGCCTTCCTCTAAAAAACGGATGTGTTTTCTCACCAGCATAACTGGCTCAGGACAGCGTAGGCCTAATGTATCTAATGTTTGTGCTACCCTAATCTCATTCATTGATTTTTATCATTGGTTGGCTATATTTAGGCGGTATAATACACCAAACTCAAATTGCGTAAAAGTTCAATAAAACAATGATTGAATATAAAATCCCAAAAAGTGCGGTCATTTTTGAAGAAGAAATCAAAAAAAGCCGTTTCATCACTTATCTTCAACATGTAGAAAACCTAACACAAGCAAAGGCATTTTGGCAACAAATCAAATCCCAACACCCTCAAGCACGTCATCATTGTTGGGCAACCATTGCTGGCGCGCCCAATGATTCACAACAATTTGGTTTTT
It contains:
- the mioC gene encoding FMN-binding protein MioC, translated to MKTKICIITGSTLGGAEYVAEHIAEILEQQDYPVRLEHGPNFEEVIDEKCWLVVTSTHGAGELPDNIKPLFEKLAFHPKQLADLRFAVIGLGNSDYDTFCHAVDHVEQLLLSKDALQLCESLRMDMLTITDPEHTAEQWLPQFLSQL
- a CDS encoding ArsR/SmtB family transcription factor is translated as MEEIFSKCDEATKFLKSFSNQNRLIILCCILDQKRNVTEITQLTGLPQASVSNQLALLRENKLIDCEKRHRERLYYIADPRVLEIMQLLHKFFCQ
- the rsmG gene encoding 16S rRNA (guanine(527)-N(7))-methyltransferase RsmG; the protein is MTNLEQQLSQKLEILLKQTALSITDQQKEQLIKLVLLLNKWNKAYNLTSVRDPMEMLVKHILDSVVVSPHLQGKHFIDVGTGPGLPGLPLAIVNPNKHFVLLDSLGKRISFIRNAIRELGLDNVEAVLSRVEEYHPEQPFDGVLSRAFASLKDMTDWCQHLPKQDGYFYALKGLYHQEEVEELSEKFTIQQVIRLQVPELIGERHLVIVK
- the atpF gene encoding F0F1 ATP synthase subunit B yields the protein MNLNATLIGQLIAFAIFVAFCMKFVWPPIIKAIEERQRSIANALASAEAARKEQADTKALVEQEITEAKMQAQQIIDLANKRRNEILEEVKVEAEATKTKIIEQGYAEVEAERKRVQEELRVKVASLAIAGAEKIVGRTVDEAANSDIIDKLVAEL
- the atpB gene encoding F0F1 ATP synthase subunit A, with product MAAELTTAGYIGHHLAFLKTGDSFWHVHLDTLLFSIISGAIFLFVFSKVAKKATPGVPSKMQCFVEIMVDWIDGIVKENFHGPRHAVGPLALTIFCWVFIMNAIDLIPVDFLPQLAHLFGIEYLRAVPTADISGTLGLSIGVFFLIIFYTIKSKGMSGFVKEYTLHPFNHPLLIPVNLALESVTLLAKPVSLAFRLFGNMYAGELIFILIAVMYMANNFALNSMGIFMHLAWAIFHILVITLQAFIFMMLTVVYLSMGYNKAEH
- the glpX gene encoding class II fructose-bisphosphatase; the protein is MNRALAIEFSRVTEAAALAGFAWLGRGDKEAADNAAVQAMRLMLNQVEMDAEVVIGEGEIDEAPMLYIGEKVGNGKGEQISIAVDPIEGTRMTAMGQANALSVLAAGGKETFLKAPDMYMEKLVVGPEVKGMVDLNLPLEQNLRRVASKMGKLLSQLTVITLDKPRHHEMIKRMQQLGVKVLAIPDGDVAASILCCLPDGGVDMLYGIGGAPEGVIAAAAVRALGGDMQARLLPRDHVKGDTPENQALAAEEIRRCQEMGIEVNQVLKLEDLVRDDNLVFSATGITNGDLLKGIHRKGNLATTETLLIRGRSRTIRRIQSVHYLDRKDTALYRIIGA
- the mnmG gene encoding tRNA uridine-5-carboxymethylaminomethyl(34) synthesis enzyme MnmG translates to MFYTENYDVIVIGGGHAGTEAALAPARMGLKTLLLTHNVDTLGQMSCNPAIGGIGKGHLVREIDAMGGLMATAADQAGIQFRTLNSSKGPAVRATRAQADRVLYRQAVRIALENQENLDIFQQEVTDIILDQDRVCGVVTKMGLKFHAKAVILTAGTFLSGKIHIGLENYTGGRAGDPASVMLADRLRELNLRVDRLKTGTPPRIDARTIDFSILAKQHGDEKLPVFSFMGSVDQHPRQIPCFITHTNEQTHEVIRNNLDRSPMYAGIIEGIGPRYCPSIEDKVMRFSERNSHQIYLEPEGLTSNEIYPNGISTSLPFDVQMKIVNSMKGMEKARIIKPGYAIEYDYFDPRDLKPTLETKSIRGLFFAGQINGTTGYEEAAGQGLLAGINAGLFVQEKEAWFPRRDQAYIGVLVDDLCTLGTKEPYRVFTSRAEYRLLLREDNADSRLTPIAHQLGLIDEKRWARFNQKMENIELERQRLRQIWLHPRSEYLDEANKVLGSPLVREASGEDLLRRPEMNYQILTSLTPFQPAMDDQEAVEQVEIAIKYQGYIEHQQEEIARQKRHESTAIPAHFDYTVVSGLSNEVRAKLEQHRPVSIGQASRISGVTPAAISILLVSLKKQGMLKRGE
- the zapB gene encoding cell division protein ZapB; protein product: MSLEILDQLEEKIKQAVETIQLLQLEIDELKEKNNQSQQANDALRSENEQLKSEHQNWQERLRSLLGKIDNV
- a CDS encoding ATP synthase subunit I, whose amino-acid sequence is MSKVIYQAKKQYKIALGIELGVLLASLICLLGYQWQVAISFILGSLAIFIPHCLFVWFVFFTKKQQFSNKLTTFYGGEAVKFISTIFLIVLAFKLFNSMHFIAFFVGYFITIVLNNILPFFISKYLNIKHFHKYQ
- the atpE gene encoding F0F1 ATP synthase subunit C, whose amino-acid sequence is METVITTTIIASAILLAVAALGTALGFAILGGKFLESSARQPELASSLQIKMFIVAGLLDAISMIAVGIALLFIFANPFIDLLK